The following coding sequences are from one Methanococcoides orientis window:
- a CDS encoding sulfite exporter TauE/SafE family protein: protein MELFFYIAIVFCLSILFSFLGMGGAIIYVPLLYWLGMDLLTAIAIALLLNVVTTFSASITYIKKRMVDFHTAAPFILSSAIAAPFGAFISRSVPDTTTLSIFSLVVALAGFIVIFSKRIGKAEIGMKASWKARFIVGIILGLFIGTVAGMLGIGGGTFLVPVLLLLGFGIKSAPATSALVVLFSSLSGFLSHIGSLQIDLSLLAAMGFTALVGGQIGSRLMYLRHDKLRLFFEQYFSKILGMVLLLIAVMLQWSLIGK, encoded by the coding sequence ATGGAGCTATTTTTCTATATTGCAATTGTTTTCTGCCTTTCCATCCTTTTCTCGTTCCTTGGAATGGGTGGTGCGATCATATATGTCCCTCTGTTATACTGGCTTGGGATGGACCTTTTGACAGCGATCGCAATTGCACTGTTGTTAAACGTGGTGACCACTTTTTCAGCATCGATAACTTATATTAAAAAGAGGATGGTGGATTTTCATACGGCTGCACCATTTATACTATCCTCTGCAATAGCTGCACCATTTGGGGCTTTTATTTCACGATCTGTTCCTGATACTACAACATTAAGCATATTCAGTCTGGTAGTTGCATTGGCAGGGTTCATTGTTATATTTTCAAAGAGGATCGGGAAGGCGGAAATTGGAATGAAGGCCAGCTGGAAAGCACGCTTTATTGTCGGTATCATTCTGGGCTTGTTTATCGGAACAGTTGCAGGAATGCTGGGCATTGGTGGCGGTACATTCCTGGTTCCTGTCTTGTTGCTTCTGGGATTTGGAATAAAGAGTGCACCTGCAACATCCGCATTAGTAGTTCTCTTTTCATCTCTGTCCGGATTTCTGTCACATATAGGTAGTTTACAGATCGATCTTTCACTTCTTGCTGCTATGGGATTTACGGCACTGGTGGGTGGGCAGATAGGTTCACGGCTGATGTATCTTCGGCATGATAAGCTTCGTTTATTCTTTGAACAGTATTTCAGTAAGATACTCGGTATGGTGCTGCTGTTGATAGCCGTGATGCTACAGTGGTCTCTTATTGGGAAATAA
- a CDS encoding rhomboid family intramembrane serine protease — MKFDHFILFPLEPRVETLFLSNYVHSSYSHLMENVVFYLIVMFLIINFETDRKFFIISFLLFSFVLPFVVSFSMVYFIDLPFPVQGYSGVVSALVAYLMFAFYRYCKKYYCPKIGHEFIYFLIFLNLFLVLFNLKASIFMYMGISILLLVTAYANRPFFDCISLKLHSFCGSGIKHGSSNLILFYIGLVYLVLGYFLIGLPLLIPENIINETGIVNSLGHYAGYVFGLMSALMLEQVNKII; from the coding sequence ATGAAGTTCGATCATTTCATTCTCTTTCCATTGGAGCCAAGGGTCGAAACACTTTTTCTGTCCAACTATGTCCATTCTTCATATTCTCATTTGATGGAGAATGTGGTCTTTTATCTGATCGTCATGTTCCTGATCATTAATTTTGAAACCGACAGGAAATTTTTCATCATATCATTTTTGTTATTTTCTTTCGTCCTTCCATTTGTTGTTTCATTTTCAATGGTATATTTTATAGACCTTCCATTTCCTGTTCAGGGATATTCAGGAGTTGTAAGTGCACTGGTAGCTTACCTGATGTTTGCTTTTTACAGGTATTGCAAAAAGTATTATTGTCCTAAAATAGGGCACGAGTTCATTTATTTTTTGATATTTTTGAACCTCTTCCTGGTGCTTTTTAATTTGAAAGCCTCTATTTTCATGTATATGGGAATATCTATACTTTTACTGGTAACTGCTTATGCCAATCGTCCGTTCTTTGATTGTATTTCCCTGAAACTCCATTCATTTTGTGGATCAGGCATAAAGCACGGTTCCTCGAATTTGATTCTCTTCTATATCGGACTTGTCTATCTCGTTCTTGGATATTTTCTGATAGGTCTGCCATTACTGATCCCAGAAAACATCATAAATGAAACAGGAATTGTAAACAGTCTGGGGCATTATGCCGGCTATGTATTTGGATTAATGTCCGCTCTTATGCTTGAACAGGTAAATAAGATAATTTAA
- a CDS encoding potassium channel family protein: MMITNEHLILLGYGDVGKSIVEVFVENDVNFIVVDKNEAALSNVNFDHIIGDGNDEAILKQAGIEKASTVIITLNTDTEVIFATLMARGLKPDCIIFSRANSVNSIDKLYKAGADYVASLSIVSGQLLAKITSKCSRPECYQLYEEIVLYEGIEIEKFQLKEGSGMVGNSIGELDLVNKFDCKIIGVERKGSVTVSLPSSFILEVGDTIAVVGNREHVEKFRNIFLKQD, from the coding sequence ATGATGATAACAAATGAACATTTGATCTTACTTGGCTATGGCGATGTTGGCAAAAGTATAGTTGAGGTATTTGTTGAGAATGATGTTAATTTCATCGTGGTCGATAAAAATGAGGCTGCATTATCAAATGTCAATTTTGACCACATCATTGGTGATGGGAATGATGAAGCTATCCTCAAGCAGGCAGGTATTGAGAAAGCATCTACGGTGATCATTACGTTGAATACTGATACCGAAGTTATCTTTGCAACTCTTATGGCACGTGGTCTAAAGCCTGATTGTATCATTTTCTCCCGTGCAAATTCTGTTAATTCCATTGATAAGTTATACAAGGCCGGAGCGGATTACGTAGCTTCACTTTCCATCGTGTCTGGTCAGCTGCTTGCCAAGATCACATCAAAATGCTCCCGTCCTGAATGCTATCAGCTTTATGAGGAGATCGTACTCTATGAGGGTATCGAGATCGAAAAGTTCCAGCTCAAGGAAGGTTCCGGTATGGTTGGCAATAGTATAGGAGAACTTGATCTTGTAAATAAATTTGACTGCAAGATCATAGGTGTGGAAAGAAAAGGCTCAGTGACTGTCTCTCTTCCTTCTTCCTTCATACTGGAGGTAGGCGATACGATTGCCGTAGTTGGAAACAGGGAGCATGTCGAGAAATTCAGGAATATCTTCCTTAAACAGGATTGA